From Aliamphritea hakodatensis:
AGCAGACCAAAACTGAAGACGGTAAATTCATGGCCATGCTGCTGTAACACCGCCATCCGTTCGCGGACATAATCATCCTGCAGATCATGCAGTGGAACCCGCAGTTTTTTCACGCCCATTTCCCACAGCGCCATCAGCGGATAATCATTACGGACCGGCTTACGGATGAATTCATCCAGCCCGCCGGAGGGCGGTATTTCCAATACTTCAGACCAGGTCTGGCGCAGATCAAACCCCAGCGGCGCATGGTCTTGTTCCAGCGGATGCACCGGTGTACAGCGATTCTGTGCAGATAATACCGTCTGTTCGCCGCCCAACTGGCCATAGGTACGGATACTGTGGCACACATGGCCATGTTCATACACATTCACCTGCAAGTATCCCAGTTTGGCGTCTTCGTTGCGGCCATGCTCTTCATTCTCCAGCGGTGGTACCCGGTACATTTCGCTGTAATCCTGGCGGACAAACGCCGTCGATGGCAGCAGATAACAATCCGTGACCCCGAAGCGGTTATACCAGAAATTATGGACGTGCCCGGCAAACAGGGCTTCAACCTCATACTGATCCATCAGCCCCAGCAACCAGCTGCGACCAGGCTCAGCAATGTTGTCGTAATGTTCCGGTTCTTCAGGTTCGGTAAGAAACGGCGGGTAATGAATATTGATAAAGAAACGCTCGCCGGCATGCTGCCGGAGATAATCTTCCAGCCATGCCTGCTGTGCCTGTTCCGCGGGCATACCGGTATTAATGACCGATGCATTGACCACCAGAAAATGAATGCCTTTATGTTCAAAGGCATAATAGTGCGGGCCAAAGTATTCTTCCCATAACGCCAGATAGTCATCGCACACCACGCCGGCCGGGGCCCAGTCGATGGGTTTATCTCCCACATCATGATTGCCCGGTACCAGATACTGCGGGCATTCCAGATTGGAGGTTTGTTCAAGAAAACGTGCTACTGCATCTTTATACGCGTGAGGCACACCGGGCACCGGGTGGATCAGATCCCCCAGGTTAATCACAAAATCCGGTGCCAGCGCGTTTATATCCTGCACCACATATTTCATCCGGCCATTCGCCAGCCGGTTCACCGGAAACGGCGAGTTAGACACCATATCCTGCTCACTGAGGTGGGTGTCAGCCACCACGATCATTGAGAACAGCTTCTTACCAAGCGCCTCATTTTCAACAGAGTTTTGCATGTTTATTTCAGCCATCAGTATTTACCTAATTGTTATTATCAGCAGAAAGACCAAATCCGGAACGAGCGAGCCCGCAGCGCAGCAGCACTGTAAAAATTTCAAATATTGATATTTCTGGCAGGTGACAGAAACCGGCAGTTCAGCGGCTGCCGGCCCAACAGCTCAGACCTGTCATATCTGAGCTGGGATCAGGCCAGGAAGGGTTACTTCACGACCAGGACGTTTACCCGGGCAATCGAGGTAATCTTGCGTGAAATGCTGCCGATGAGCATACCTTCCACCTGTCCAAGCCCCCGGGTGCCCACCACGATCAGATCACATTCGTGGCTGTCAGCAGCGGCAACAATGGCACCGGCAGGGTCCCCCTGAACAATTGCCTTATCGCAGACCTCAATGCCCAGTTCTTTCGCGATGCCGGTAGCATGCTCTACAATTTCCTTGCCCGCCCCTTCCAGCGCTTCCTGCCGGAGCTGATCCAGCGAGTTTTGTTTGACAAAGCGCTTCAGTTCGCGGGGCACCTTCATGTTGCGGATAACGTGCACAATCAGTAGTTCAGCGCCGAGTTGAGAAGCCAGCTTAGCCGCTGATTTAACCGCCAGAAACGACGTATCTGAACCGTCTACCGCGACGCAGATTTTGTTATACATATAACAGCCTCCACTCCCGGCGAACCGGGAGTTCCGGATTAGAATCAGCGACCGCTTTCAGCGGTGGCCATTGTTTTAGGTTTACTGAAATAGCTCTTAATCAGCATACCCAGCGTAATTGCCGTCAGACACCAGAACACAATGCAGATCGGGCTGCGTACAAAAATGTCGATACTGCCTTCCGATAACAACAGCGACTGACGGAAGTTATCTTCCAGCAACGGCCCCAGCACAAAAGCAATCAGGAAAGGTGCGGTCGGTATATCCAGACGCAACAGCGTAAAACCCACCAGCCCCATAACCAGCATGACCAGTACATCAAACAGGTTGTTGTTTACCGCATAGGCACCGTACGTACAGAGGATCAGCACCACCGGATACAGCACCCGGTTAGGCACATCGGAAATCCTGCTGATGTATTTGATTGACAGCTTACCGATCAGGAACAGATAGGCGGAGCTGAGCATAATGCCGATGAAGATCGCATAGATCATGTCGATATTATTCTGGAACATGATCGGCCCCGGCGTCAGGCCGTGGATCATAAATGCACCCAGAATCACCGCGGTGATGACATCCCCCGGAACACCCAGTGCCAGCAACGGAATCATCGTGGCTCCGGCAACACCATTGTTACCGGCTTCAGCAGCCGCGACCCCTTCAATTTCACCTTTACCGAAATTGGCAGACCGGGGGGACGTACGCTTGGCCTCACTGTAGGAAAGGAAAGCAGCCGGCGCACCGCCTATCCCCGGAATCGCCCCAAGTACAACGCCAAATAAACTGCCGCGGAAAATCGATTTAAAGCAGCGCTTAAAATCAGCAAAGGTAGCATGTGCGCCTTTCAGGGCATTGGTTTCCAGATCCTGGAATACCGGCTTGGTAAAATGATTGAGAATTTCCGGTAAAGCAAACAGACCGATTAACACCGGAATAAAGTTCAGCCCGGCCATCAGCTCATATTCGTTAAACACGAAACGCTCGGTTCCGTAAACAATGTCCAGGCCCACGGTGGCCAGTATCAGCCCCAGACAGGCCGAGATAACCCCCATCGCCAGGCGGTCACCGGAAACACCGGCGATGATCGTCAGGGCAAAAATGATCAGGGTAAAGAATTCAGGCGGGCCGAACTGCAACGCAAAACTCGCCAGAAAACCGGCCATCAGAATCAGCGCCAGATTCGACATAAAGTCTGCAAAAACAGAGGCATAGAGTGCGATATCCAGTGCTTTACGGGCTTCACCCTTACGGGATAGTGGAAAGCCGTCCAGCACGGTACAGGCTGCCGCCGGCGTACCGGGTGCCTTGATCAGAATGGCTGTAATAGAGCCGCCATAAAGTCCGCCTTTATAGACCCCCAGTAACAGCAGGATGCCGGTGACCGGGTTCAGTGAAAAGGTAAATGGCAATACCAGTGCGACACCCATCGGCGTCGTCATGCCGGGAATAGCGCCGGTCACAGTGCCGATCAGCACCCCGGCAAATACTGCAAGAATATTGTCCCAGTTCAGAAACAGGACAAATGCATCAGCTATATTTTCAAACATTTTTTATTATCTCCCAATGCACTTCCGTACTATGACTCAAACATACCCAGGGGCAGCGGCACGTTGGCTACGTAGGTAAAGAAGTAATACAGCAACACCGGCAGAATCACCGCCGTCGGCAGCAATATTGTCAGCCGGCGTTCACCGCCCAGAAGCATCAGCCCCAGCAGAACAACACAGGACGAGATCACAATGCCAAGATGGGTGATTGCAAAGTAATACACAAATACCGACAGAATTGCCGTTACCAGTTTCAGTGATGCAATGCCAAATGACAGTGACTCACCCTCACCTTCATCATTACGGTTGCCCGCCGGGAACATGCCCTGAAACAAAACGATTGCACCGGCAAGCGCCAGACAGATCATGACGATCTGAGGCCAGAAATCCGGCGATAATGCGGCAATTTCAACACCGCCGGGTAACACAACGCCGGAAGGAATAATCGCCAGCAGCCCCAACAGGGCCAGCGCGACAACGCCGCTGCCGATGATCAGATCCCAGGCTCTGGGAGTCAGCATAACCTTTCCTCCCTGTTTTGGCCTGAATATTCATTCGCTGAGTGTGTATAACCAGACTCAGCAGCTACGCCACTGCTGTGATAACAGCCACCGGTCAGCCCGGCGTTCATGGCTTTTCTCTCAGTGGATTTTCTCAAAGTACAGCCCTCTTATTGTTATTGTGTTGCGCATTTTTTGACCGCTACAAAGCTGTTTCAGCCCTGCAATCTAATTACTTACAGTAAGTAATTTATTATTTATAGCTAAAAGCCCTCCAACCTGCAAGAAAATCAAACCGATTATTTTTCATCCAAACGGATAAGCACAGTGCAGCCGGCCAGCTGAATAGCGGGTCAGCGACCGAAAAAGCCGGATAACCGTATGATTTGTAAATATCAGATTTCAAAACGTTGCTTCTTTCCCGGTGGTGAAGTTAAATCCCCCGCCCTGCGTTGAACCCAATGGCAGAAAGCATTATTGTTACTTATATTACTTTCAGTAAGCAATAAGTACACATCCATCAGTACTTTTCCGGATTGGAGCCACTCATGTCCAGCGAACAGCAGCGTTCCCGTGTCGATTTAGGTCGCGCAAACCGCCGCAGTGTATTAGCAGAAATACTTTACAATGCCCCTATCGCCCGGACAGAGATCGCCGAACGCACGGCGTTAACCGGTGCATCAGTATCACGTATTACCCGCGATCTGATCAATGCAGGTCTGGTGGTTGAAAGCAGCGCTTCGATACCCCAGAACCGCTCCGGGCGCCGTCTGATCGAGCTTAATCTCAACCCCACCGGTGCATATGTGATCGGCATCAGCATTAACGCCTTCGCCCAGTGGGTCAGCCTGTCCGGGCTGGATAACAACATCATTGCCCGCCAGCAGCTGGCTCTGGAATGCGTCGACAATCCGGACGACGTACTCAACAGGGTCGTTGAAGCAGCACAGACAATGATCGAAGAATCGGGCATTGACCGGCAACAGCTCATCGGCGGTGGCGTGGCCATTGGCGGTGCGGTTGAACCTAAGTCCGGCCGCCTGCTGTTCTCCTCGACAATGGACTGGGGAGAGATGGATATAGCACCGATGATGTCCGAACGGCTGGGCATTCCTATCTGTGTGGAAACCGTGCCCAACGCCCTAAATCTGGCCGAAACCCGTTTCGGCATTACCAAGGGCCAGCGTAACGTGGTCATGCTCAACGCATCGCTGCGGATGGGGGCCAGTCTGTTACTGGATAATCAGCTGCGCCGCGGCGTACGTTTTTCTGCCGGGCAAATAGGCAAGCTGCGTTTGCACCAGGCGGATAAGGCAGAATCAGCCCTGTTGCTGGACGAGGTTGCAGCAGGGATTGCCGTGCTCAGCAAGCTGACCGGCGAACCGGATCTCACCAGCGGCCGCCGGGCGGCAGATACTCTGATGCAGTTAAAAAGTGCTTCCGTCAGCGGTGATCAGGCCGCCACCGATGCGTTTTATCACGCCGGCCAGATGCTCAGCCAGACCATCGATGTTGTTGATACCCTGCTGCAGCCTGAAACCATCCTGCTGGCAGGCCCGATGGCGACCGTCCCTGCTTATATAGATGGCGTCCTGGATAACTTCCGCCACGAC
This genomic window contains:
- a CDS encoding metallophosphoesterase family protein; this translates as MAEINMQNSVENEALGKKLFSMIVVADTHLSEQDMVSNSPFPVNRLANGRMKYVVQDINALAPDFVINLGDLIHPVPGVPHAYKDAVARFLEQTSNLECPQYLVPGNHDVGDKPIDWAPAGVVCDDYLALWEEYFGPHYYAFEHKGIHFLVVNASVINTGMPAEQAQQAWLEDYLRQHAGERFFINIHYPPFLTEPEEPEHYDNIAEPGRSWLLGLMDQYEVEALFAGHVHNFWYNRFGVTDCYLLPSTAFVRQDYSEMYRVPPLENEEHGRNEDAKLGYLQVNVYEHGHVCHSIRTYGQLGGEQTVLSAQNRCTPVHPLEQDHAPLGFDLRQTWSEVLEIPPSGGLDEFIRKPVRNDYPLMALWEMGVKKLRVPLHDLQDDYVRERMAVLQQHGHEFTVFSFGLLNETERDCLLQHQALLSSWELAYASQDLDKVAGQLRSLKPVLDLPVYLSRLHTHADVKQNGDRYFHVINHGFKLDDQSRMQEVLDGCDLRGVIAGFVLRIGLNQSPADAVAAAAEMAATMEMRCSLHLRLAGENPAEANYDDGAIARRIASSLIAAKAQNRVDVFVDTFADNDRGYFVKNGVVDRRYNPRSASLVVSNLYSELLGVTGLQPIGSEQAEHCEVQLFSSDQQVFALVLPEQPVYLKQLSMPCVVEGPARLADLKIGEVMPLEWQAGDKGLLLDTEVLYQHPCLIRWQKG
- a CDS encoding universal stress protein, which translates into the protein MYNKICVAVDGSDTSFLAVKSAAKLASQLGAELLIVHVIRNMKVPRELKRFVKQNSLDQLRQEALEGAGKEIVEHATGIAKELGIEVCDKAIVQGDPAGAIVAAADSHECDLIVVGTRGLGQVEGMLIGSISRKITSIARVNVLVVK
- a CDS encoding tripartite tricarboxylate transporter permease is translated as MFENIADAFVLFLNWDNILAVFAGVLIGTVTGAIPGMTTPMGVALVLPFTFSLNPVTGILLLLGVYKGGLYGGSITAILIKAPGTPAAACTVLDGFPLSRKGEARKALDIALYASVFADFMSNLALILMAGFLASFALQFGPPEFFTLIIFALTIIAGVSGDRLAMGVISACLGLILATVGLDIVYGTERFVFNEYELMAGLNFIPVLIGLFALPEILNHFTKPVFQDLETNALKGAHATFADFKRCFKSIFRGSLFGVVLGAIPGIGGAPAAFLSYSEAKRTSPRSANFGKGEIEGVAAAEAGNNGVAGATMIPLLALGVPGDVITAVILGAFMIHGLTPGPIMFQNNIDMIYAIFIGIMLSSAYLFLIGKLSIKYISRISDVPNRVLYPVVLILCTYGAYAVNNNLFDVLVMLVMGLVGFTLLRLDIPTAPFLIAFVLGPLLEDNFRQSLLLSEGSIDIFVRSPICIVFWCLTAITLGMLIKSYFSKPKTMATAESGR
- a CDS encoding tripartite tricarboxylate transporter TctB family protein, with the protein product MLTPRAWDLIIGSGVVALALLGLLAIIPSGVVLPGGVEIAALSPDFWPQIVMICLALAGAIVLFQGMFPAGNRNDEGEGESLSFGIASLKLVTAILSVFVYYFAITHLGIVISSCVVLLGLMLLGGERRLTILLPTAVILPVLLYYFFTYVANVPLPLGMFES
- a CDS encoding ROK family transcriptional regulator — translated: MSSEQQRSRVDLGRANRRSVLAEILYNAPIARTEIAERTALTGASVSRITRDLINAGLVVESSASIPQNRSGRRLIELNLNPTGAYVIGISINAFAQWVSLSGLDNNIIARQQLALECVDNPDDVLNRVVEAAQTMIEESGIDRQQLIGGGVAIGGAVEPKSGRLLFSSTMDWGEMDIAPMMSERLGIPICVETVPNALNLAETRFGITKGQRNVVMLNASLRMGASLLLDNQLRRGVRFSAGQIGKLRLHQADKAESALLLDEVAAGIAVLSKLTGEPDLTSGRRAADTLMQLKSASVSGDQAATDAFYHAGQMLSQTIDVVDTLLQPETILLAGPMATVPAYIDGVLDNFRHDDSQECSSGDNLQANILVSNVSPEQAAIYLAFNEFLASRDIALSQLTDTG